A stretch of DNA from Sebastes umbrosus isolate fSebUmb1 chromosome 14, fSebUmb1.pri, whole genome shotgun sequence:
GTGTACCGGGGGGGGGTGTAACGATCGGCAGCATCTACTTTAAAGTGAATAAACCCAAACTGTTGAAAGGTTAGATTCCCGCTTGGCGTTCTGTCTGAACACGAGAGGAAGGTAGTTTACTAAAGACTCTGTATCtctgtgtgatgatgtcatcgaTTATAATGTTATGTAATGATTTTGTCACTCATGCTGTGCTGTCGATGATGTCATCGGAGCCGCGTGGGAGCGTAAACACTTCATTCAATTTGACCGTCTCACTTCATCTCACCTCACCTCGCCTCAGTGTTTGACGTCGTCACCTGATCTCACCCGCATccctcctcacctcacctcactcACTCATCCagtcagtgatgtcatcgtagTGTCATCGTAGAGTCATCGTAGAGTGTAGTGACGTCGTTGTCCACAGGAGGCGGAGCCCTCACTCACTTGTCCAATGGTTGTTGGTTCTCAGAGCCCAAAGGAGGCAGAACAGCAACAGGGGGAGCCAATGGCAGTGCGGCAGGAAGTCCGTCGGGTTCCGTTCCACCAATCGGAGGGCTGTTCACGGGCGGAGTCCCCAAACTGAGACCGGTCGGAGGTGAAGACGATGTTTATAACTTATTctgttatttgttatttttgttattaattcttactgtatatttacttgttttagcattttatttttatcttgaattatttattttattttatttatgttaattatttacatcattattttatttgtatttttcatttaatttttaaattaattttttaatatttttttatttcatattttggattatttaaatatatatatatattttagtgtTTAGTTACATTGAACAATGTATAGaactatttttaatatttatttgtatgtttttgtattttgttatatattattattatatcattatgaTATTGAGGAGTTGGTTTGTTGTTTCCTGACAGACGGGTCTTCTGGGCGTTCTCGAGCCGCAGCGCCGCGTCCCCCCAGCCATCGCCATGACGACACAGAGAGCCCCTCTCCTCAGGCGCTGTCGCCCGTGGAGACGAGTCGCTCCCAGCGTCCCTCTCTGCCCAACCtgacctcctctccctccccctcctccccatcctccgcagcctcctccccctccagcAGCATGAAGCACTCCTCCTCCGCCCccccgccgcctcctcctctctgtcggCGTGGTAAcgccccctcccctccttcctcctcctcctcctcgtacAACAGGGAGAAGCCCCTCCCCCCGACGCCAAACAACACCCCGCCCCTCCCCTCCAAACCTCCTCCGTCTCCTGGCAACAGCAGACGCCCTCCCACCTCAGGAGGAAACCccgcctcctccacctcttcctcctccctggcCCCGCCCCCTCCGCCCTACCGCATCACTAACGGTCCGACAGGCGGCGGCGAGGCGGCGCCCGAGCTGCCGCAGCGTCACAACTCCCTCAGCAACAAGAGGACCGCCCCCTCGCCGGGAGGCCACACCCCCACCAGAGGCcccgcccctcctccaccccccgcctcccccaccccctcccaACAGGGCGCCAACAGGCCACCGCCGCCCGTCAGAGAGACGCCAGGTAGAGGAGCAGGTGAGGGCTCAACACACAGTACATCAAATATTACTACAATATAAtactacaaacacacagtacaTCAAATACTACTACAATATAAtactacaaacacacagtacaTCAAATACTACTATCTGATCCCTGTCCTCAGCTCCTCCTGTTCCCGTCCAGCCGTCGTCGTTGAGGGCCGGCGGTAGAGAAGCTCCGCCCCCTCCTCCTTACAGGACTCATGGTAGCCCCTCCCTCTCCGCTGACCCCCCCGCTAGAGGGAAACCTCCTCCCCCGCCCACCCGCACCCCCgctgctcctcctccgcctcctcctcctctccgcaacggacactcctcctcctccatccctcgcTCATTTGTCGGTGagtctcctctctccatcagaccaggtactctgttactactgtagtaatactctctccatcagaccaggtactctgttactactgtagtaatactctctccatcagaccaggtactctgttactactgtagtaatactctctccatcagaccaggtactctgttactactgtagtaatactctctccatcagaccaggtactctgttactactgtagtaatactctctccatcagaccaggtactctgttactactgtagtaatactctctccatcagaccaggtactctgttactactgtagtaatactctctccatcagaccaggtactctgttactactgtagtaatactctctccatcagaccaggtactctgttactactgtagtaatactctctccatcagaccaggtactctgttactactgtagtaatactctctccatcagaccaggtactctgttactactgtagtaatactctctccatcagacctggtactctgttactactgtagtaatactctctccatcagaccaggtactctgttactactgtagtaatactctctccatcagaccaggtactctgttactactgtagtaatactctctccatcagaccaggtactctgttactactgtagtaatactctctccatcagacctggtactctgttactactgtagtaatactctctccatcagaccaggtactctgttactactgtagtaatactctctccatcagaccaggtactctgttactactgtagtaatactctctccatcagacctggtactctgttactactgtagtaatactctctccatcagaccaggtactctgttactactgtagtaatactctctccatcagacctggtactctgttactactgtagtaatactctctccatcagaccaggtactctgttactactgtagtaatactctctccatcagacctggtactctgttactactgtagtaatactctctccatcagaccaggtactctgttactactgtagtaatactctctccatcagaccaggtactctgttactactgtagtaatactctctccatcagaccaggtactctgttactactgtagtaatactctctccatcagacctggtactctgttactactgtagtaatactctctccatcagaccaggtactctgttactactgtagtaatactctctccatcagaccaggtactctgttactactgtagtaatactctctccatcagaccaggtactctgttactactgtagtaatactctctccatcagaccaggtactctgttactactgtagtaatactctctccatcagaccaggtactctgttactactgtagtaatactctctccatcagacctggtactctgttactactgtagtaatactctcATCCATCAGACCAGGTACtctgttactactgtagtaatactctcTCCATCAGACCTGGTACTCTGtttactactgtagtaatactctctccatcagaccaggtactctgttactactgtagtaatactctctccatcagaccaggtactctgttactactgtagtaatactctctccatcagaccaggtactctgttactactgtagtaatactctctccatcagaccaggtactctgttactactgtagtaatactctctccatcagaccaggtactctgttactactgtagtaatactctctccatcagaccaggtactctgttactactgtagtaatactctctccatcagaccaggtactctgttactactgtagtaatactctctccatcagacctggtactctgttactactgtagtaatactctctccatcagacctggtactctgttactactgtagtaatactctctccatcagacctggtactctgttactactgtagtaatactctctccatcagacctggtactctgttactactgtagtaatactctctccatcagaccaggtactctgttactactgtagtaatactctctccatcagaccaggtactctgttactactgtagtaatactctctccatcagaccaggtactctgttactactgtagtaatactctctccatcagaccaggtactctgttactactgtagtaatactctctccatcagaccaggtactctgttactactgtagtaatactctctccatcagaccaggtactctgttactactgtagtaatactctctccatcagacctggtactctgttactactgtagtaatacattgactatggagaagtacctcatactacggaggacgaaacctgccaatatcaaaaataaataaatgactcaatcaataaatcaatatgtcattaaatgcagcgaaaattatattaaaaataaatgtagttattaattaatttataaaatgtgacataaactgatatttctgttttaatttgcttctttttttatttgtatgggaaataaat
This window harbors:
- the utp18 gene encoding U3 small nucleolar RNA-associated protein 18 homolog isoform X7, with protein sequence MPAPPPPPPPPGGPPPPPTFSQANTSAPKLSREEAKGRGALLTDICNGSRLKKVAVVNDRSAPLLDKPKGGRTATGGANGSAAGSPSGSVPPIGGLFTGGVPKLRPVGDGSSGRSRAAAPRPPSHRHDDTESPSPQALSPVETSRSQRPSLPNLTSSPSPSSPSSAASSPSSSMKHSSSAPPPPPPLCRRGNAPSPPSSSSSSYNREKPLPPTPNNTPPLPSKPPPSPGNSRRPPTSGGNPASSTSSSSLAPPPPPYRITNGPTGGGEAAPELPQRHNSLSNKRTAPSPGGHTPTRGPAPPPPPASPTPSQQGANRPPPPVRETPGRGAAPPVPVQPSSLRAGGREAPPPPPYRTHGSPSLSADPPARGKPPPPPTRTPAAPPPPPPPLRNGHSSSSIPRSFVDDFESKYSFHPLDDFPPPDEYRHFAKIYPSKANRVMRGAPPLPPVGR